One Neoarius graeffei isolate fNeoGra1 chromosome 19, fNeoGra1.pri, whole genome shotgun sequence genomic region harbors:
- the LOC132867076 gene encoding endonuclease domain-containing 1 protein-like, which translates to MIILALFIFMTLAEVPIWAEVVNNFNGCRKFFYERTEPQGMDQNAKKICQKYNYGGYFYASLYSTYHKIPVYSAYLLDNNCGSQDGRKSGNWFIEPQLSGISDKSMQPESKYDRDLIKSSQALNDDYSNTGYDRGHLNPNSFQCGDGRKATFTLTNSAPMDACFNRVHWKQWEQEVRRTLSARSSVGTAYLVTGTVPSKNYKIPRQGVFDESGTRDFDRVTVPTHVWTAVCYKNDADDELSFSFGYIGQNQPDSRISIMSIPKLNQQLSSLYHTDVKIFKDDCFSNKPKSEETIKYLYKHIQLPFSDKLEMSDDVQNKLHTAISQSDTEGSVPLKRPRLTGVTIRETFNSPKTWFEKIEGMKYVSGLTCVLSQQFTGPIKSLSSTGIQRRDTADDSQELVCSLVPEEVPGCTTSCLYKEEARGYYCYDKVEEKSCSPEYSIITVSGKTCNSDNTCGKHGYDYYWCREGDSWDYCSPPLPMGKGKGGKSCRSNHNCAFYGKDYTWCYTDYNDNWDYCCKISDNLSALNGKTCKPDHPCGYHGYNYLWCYTTDGSSEDCCTQ; encoded by the exons ATGATCATTTTGGCTCTGTTCATCTTCATGACCCTGGCAGAAGTGCCCATTTGGGCAGAAGTTGTTAATAATTTTAACGGGTGCCGTAAGTTCTTTTATGAGCGCACTGAACCACAGGGCATGGATCAAAATGCCAAGAAAATCTGCCAGAAATATAACTATGGTGGGTATTTCTATGCTTCACTTTACTCAACATACCACAAGATTCCTGTGTACAGTGCCTACCTTCTTGATAACAACTGTGGCAGCCAGGATGGACGAAAAAGCGGCAACTGGTTCATTGAACCTCAG ctTTCAGGCATCTCAGATAAGTCAATGCAACCAGAGAGCAAATATGACAGAGATTTGATCAAGTCCAGTCAAGCTCTGAATGATGATTACAGCAACACGGGCTACGACAGAGGACACCTCAACCCCAACAGTTTCCAGTGTGGGGATGGCCGTAAGGCTACGTTCACCCTCACCAACAGTGCACCTATGGATGCCTGCTTCAACCGTGTCCACTGGAAACAATGGGAGCAAGAGGTCAGGAGGACTTTAAGTGCCCGGTCTTCTGTGGGAACTGCCTACCTGGTAACAGGAACTGTACCTTCAAAAAATTATAAAATTCCAAGACAAGGGGTATTTGATGAATCTGGCACAAGAGATTTTGATAGAGTCACTGTTCCTACACATGTCTGGACAGCTGTCTGTTATAAGAATGATGCTGATGATGAGTTGTCCTTTTCGTTTGGCTACATAGGGCAAAATCAACCTGACAGCAGAATAAGCATAATGAGTATACCAAAACTTAATCAACAGCTGTCTTCTCTTTATCATACAGATGTAAAAATTTTCAAAGATGACTGTTTTTCTAACAAACCTAAATCTGAGGAAACCATCAAGTATCTTTATAAGCATATCCAGCTGCCCTTTAGTGACAAACTGGAAATGTCTGATGATGTTCAGAATAAGCTTCATACTGCCATAAGCCAGTCTGACACTGAAGGCAGCGTGCCTTTAAAGAGGCCAAGGCTAACAGGTGTGACAATACGGGAGACTTTCAACAGCCCGAAGACTTGGTTTGAAAAGATAGAGGGCATGAAATATGTGTCTGGGTTGACTTGTGTACTGTCCCAACAATTTACTGGGCCCATTAAGAGTCTAAGTAGCACAGGGATTCAAAGAAGAGACACCGCTGATGATTCTCAAGAGCTAGTTTGTAGTCTCGTTCCAGAGGAGGTACCGGGCTGTACTACCTCTTGCCTGTACAAGGAGGAGGCTAGAGGTTATTATTGCTACGATAAAGTTGAAGAGAAATCGTGTTCTCCTGAGTATTCCATAATAACAGTTAGTGGAAAGACGTGTAACAGTGACAACACCTGTGGAAAACACGGGTATGACTACTACTGGTGCAGGGAAGGCGATTCATGGGACTACTGCAGTCCCCCCTTACCAATGGGCAAAGGAAAGGGAGGGAAGTCTTGCCGTTCCAACCACAACTGTGCCTTTTATGGTAAAGATTACACCTGGTGTTACACTGATTACAATGATAACTGGGACTACTGCTGCAAGATTAGTGATAATCTTTCAGCTCTAAATGGCAAGACCTGTAAGCCTGACCATCCATGTGGTTACCACGGTTATAATTACCTTTGGTGCTATACCACAGATGGGTCTTCGGAAGACTGCTGTACCCAGTGA